The Bacillus sp. Bos-x628 genome segment GAAAATTATGATTTACTTCATGATGAAAGTTCGCTTGATCCCATTCTTCATGAGATTGCTTCTGTTATTCAAAAAAGTCGTTCTCGTTCTTAAGACAATAAAAAAACCGCTGCATTTAAAGATGCAGCGGTGCGACAATTTCCAATTTTATGCTTGGGTTTCAATTCAACTTAGGTAATATCAATATGGCGGAGGAAGAGGGATTCGAACCCCCGCGGGCTTTGACACCCCTGTCGGTTTTCAAGACCGATCCCTTCAGCCAGACTTGGGTATTCCTCCGTATCGACAAGGATTAATATATCATATCAAATCATCAGAAGTCAACATCTTTTTGAAAAAAGTTTCATCATTCTATTTAGCCATGTAAGAAATAGTCTAAAAAGTAGCCTAATGGCTACCCCAGTAGGAAGACCTGAGATATTGAGGAGAGAATGAAACATTCGTGAGCACAGGACGCTCGAGATCTGACAATGAATACGAAGGTTTGTCTACACGCTGAAGTAGCCTAATAGGGCTATCCTTAATCTATTGTGAATCTTGTCTGATTTCTTCAATAAAATGGTTCATTTCTTCTTTAAAATCATTTAATGATTCGATGATCTTTGTAAAGTCTGTTACTTGTTTGGCTTGTTCGTTTGTGGAACTACTGATTTGTGAAATATTTTCAGACAACGTTCCAATGCTGTCCTGAATTTCTTTTAAAAATGTATTAATGGTTTCGGCGGCTTCCTTTGAGCCATCTGATAATTTACGCACTTCATCTGCAACGACGGCAAATCCTTTTCCATTTTCGCCTGCTCTTGCCGCTTCAATTGCAGCATTTAGCCCCAGCAAGTTTGTTTGTCTAGCAATACCGCCAATTGTTTTGACTACTTCTTCAATGTTAGCAGACTTCTCTTCCGCTCTTCCTGCCTGCTCACTAATTTCTAAGCTTGTTGCAGCCAGCTCTTGTGAATGAGCAGCAATTTGCTCAATTCCACTTTGCAGCTCTTTCGCTACTTTATTAATATGCTCCATGTAGCCGCTTAATTTCTTTTCACGATGATGTGAAAGAGCAACTAAAAATGTGCCAATCACTTTTCTTTCTTCATCAAAAATCGGGTAACCCTTTACAGCAATTTCATAGCCATATAAAGACTCTGGTAAATGACCTTCGTATTCTTGTCCTCTTAACGTCGTCGCAACGTTCTGGTCTTCAGGATTCAATTTATCCCCTACTTTAATACCAAAATCTACAGTGGTTGACGGATAATAACAAAGCACCCTCTCTGTATCTGTGATGCCGAAAAGGATACTGTCATCTAGAACTTTTCTTATCAAATGAGCCATTTCTACATAATAGTCAAGCCTATTCAAAGTTATTCCTTCTTTCCTAGAGCTTTTAGTTTTTTTATCGGCTTATTTTAGAAAAGCTGTAGAACTTTAGATAAAAAGAATAAGATGCCATGGTGGCATCTTATTTGATTACTTCTTTATTTCCCATATAAGGACGCAGTACTTCAGGAATCATCACAGTACCGTCCTCTTGTTGATAATTCTCTAAAATGGCTGCTACTGTTCTTCCTACCGCTAAACCAGAGCCATTTAATGTGTGTACATGTTCTGGTTTTGCCTTAGGCTCAGGGCGGAAGCGAATGTTAGCCCGTCTTGCTTGGAATGCTTCGAAGTTACTGCAAGAAGAGATCTCACGATATGTGTTCTGACTTGGAATCCATACTTCTATATCGTATTTCTTCGCAGCCGTAAAGCCTAAGTCACCTGTACACATGCTCATGACTCGATATGGCAATTTCAATAATTGAAGCACCTTTTCTGCTTGATTCGTTAGTTTCTCTAATTCTTCATAAGAATCTTCTGGTTTTACAAATTTCACAAGCTCTACCTTGTTGAATTGGTGCTGACGAATGAGTCCGCGTGTATCTCTACCGGCTGACCCAGCTTCTGATCTAAAACAAGCACTGAATGCCGCATAATTGATTGGAAGCTGTTCACCTTCAAGAATTTCGTCGCGGTGCATATTTGTGATTGGCACTTCGGCAGTTGGAATGAGGAAATAATCTTCTTCTCTAATTTTAAATGCATCCTCCTCAAACTTTGGAAGTTGGCCAGTCCCTGTCATGCTTGCTCTGTTGACCATGTAAGGCGGGATGACTTCTGTAAAACCAAATTCATCAACATGCAAATCCAACATAAAGTTATAAAGTGCTCGCTCCAAGCGCGCTCCTAACCCTTTATAAAAGACGAAACGGCTTCCTGTTACTTTTCCTGCACGTTCAAAATCTAAAATATTTAACTCATCTGCTACATCCCAATGCGGTTTTGGTTCAAATGAAAACGCTGGCTGTTCGCCCCACTTTCTCACTTCAATGTTGTCATCTTCTGTTTCACCAATGGGTACAGAGTCATGAGGGATATTCGGAATAGAGAGAAGAATGCTTTGTAGACTTTCTTCCACTGTTCTTAACTCATCATCGAGCTTCTTGATCTCGTCTCCAACCTCACGCATTTCTTTAATAATGTGATCAGCGTCTTTCTTTTCTCTTTTGAGAACTGCCACTTGCTGTGATACTTCATTTCTTCTGCTCTTTAATTCTTCTGTTTTCCCAATCAGTTCTCTTCTTTTTTGATCTAGTTCACCAAACTTATCAAAATCAGTTAAATCTTCGCCTCTGTGGGCTAATTTTTCTTTAATTTGATCAAAGTCAGTGCGCAGTTGTTTAATGTCCAGCATATGTTACACTCCTTTTTTTATCGAAAAATAAAAAGAGCCCTCATCCCATGAAAGGGACGAGAGCTCTCGCGTTGCCACCCTGATTGAAAGCATGAACATGCTTTCCTCTTTCTTCTATAACGGCATCACCGTAAATGCTTACTCCTCGTGTTTCAGCACTTCGCTCAAGGATGGATTCAGAACGCATCTTTCACCGATTCTCACCAACCATCGGCTCTCTGAGAAAGAGGGGCGTCTTACTGTTTCCTGTCAACGCTTTTTCGATCTTTAATTGTGATTTTAATGTACTATAAGTTTTATCTCTTTTCAACCGTTTTATACAGCTAATTTCGTTTTGTATGTCTTCACCATGTCGACGAACAACTGAGTTATCCGATAATCGTCTGTCAGCTCCGGATGAAAAGAACAGCCTAGAATATTCTTTTCCTTTGCCATAACAATCCTGCCGTCATATTCAGCCAAGATCTCCACGCTTTCATCTGCACTGATAATATGCGGTGCTCGGATGAATACGCCTGTAAATGGTGTATCTAATCCTTTGATCTCTAAATCTGCTTCAAAGCTATCCACCTGTCTGCCAAATGAATTACGTGCAACTGATACATTCAACAATCCAAGGTGGGCATCTTCTTGATCTTTTATATGCTTTGCAAGCATAATGAGACCCGCACATGTTCCAAAAATCGGTTTCCCTTGAGCAGCAAATGCTTTGATCGGCTCAATAAATTGGTACGTATCCATGAGTCTTCTCATTGTTGTACTTTCTCCACCAGGAATAATGAGACCGTCAACGGATTCTAGTTCTTCTACTCGTTTGATGATCTTCCCTTCTTCGCCACAGGCTTCAATCGATTGAAGATGCTCTCTCACCGCTCCTTGAAGCCCAAGTACACCAATTGTTAACATATTCTTTTGCGCTCCCTTAATTACCAGCCACGCTCTTGCATACGTTCTTCTGGCAGTAGATTTGAAATGTCAATTCCTTTCATGGCTGTACCCAGCTCTTTAGAAAGTTCTGCAATTAAACGGTAATCTGTGAAATGAGTCGTTGCTTCTACAATGGCTTTTGCAAACTTAGCAGGATTTTCTGATTTAAAAATACCAGATCCGACAAATACGCCATCCGCTCCAAGCTGCATCATTAACGCAGCATCAGCTGGTGTTGCAACACCTCCAGCTGCAAAGTTAACGACTGGTAGCTTGCCGTCCTTTTTAATTTGAAGCAATAATTCATAAGGTGCTCCTAGATTTTTCGCTTCTGTCATGATTTCATCTTCACTCATCGCTGCTACTTTTCGAATCTGAGCATTGACCTTTCTTATATGACGGACAGCTTCTACAATGTTGCCTGTCCCAGGTTCTCCTTTCGTACGCAGCATAGACGCACCTTCAGCAATACGTCGGGTGGCCTCGCCTAGGTCACGACATCCACATACAAAAGGCACAGTATATTCGTTTTTATTTAAATGGAATTCTTCATCTGCAGGCGTTAGCACTTCACTCTCATCAATATAATCGACACCAAGTGCTTCAAGAACACGAGCCTCCACGATATGGCCAATACGGGCTTTTGCCATGACTGGAATCGTTACTGCATTTTGTACTTCTTCTACGATTCTTGGGTCTGCCATACGGGCGACACCGCCTGCAGCACGAATATCAGCTGGTACACGCTCTAATGCCATTACAGCAACCGCACCTGCTTCTTCTGCAATCTTTGCCTGTTCAGCGTTGACGACATCCATGATGACGCCACCCTTTTGCATTTCTGCCATTCCACGTTTTACTCGTTCAGTTCCCTTATTGCTCACTATTGTTGCCTCCCATTTGTTTATTCAATTGCTTCAACATGTCTATCATACAAGTGAAATAGTATAACAATAAAGAGAATAGTATAACAATTCAATCAATCCTTAAAAATGTATAAATCCCACTAAATACAGTGTTCACAGCCTAAAATGACTGGTTATTCTGTTTGATCGTGATTTACATGCTATAATCTATATATAACAATACAAATCAATGTATAACAATTTGCGATGACTGGAGGATTCTCATGCATATTGATATTCATCGGCACTCAGATACATCTCTTTCAAATCAAATCTATGTTTCTATCATTGATCACATTCAATCCGGTTTGCTTCAGCAAGGAGACAAATTGCCAACTGTACGTGATTTAGCTAAGCAATTGAATGTCAGTCTCGTCACTGTAGCAAAGGCGTATACCCGACTTAAAGACGACGGGTATTTAACGGCTGTGCAAGGTAAGGGGACGTTCGTTGATGAATTACAAGAACAAACAGACATGCCGGTTCAATCATCTACCTCTTTCGATTGGCAGCTATCCATCCCGGATTACTTACCACGATCTCAGTTTGCCCAGTATCACTATGTAGAAGAGGCAATTAACCTTTCCTCCTCTATGATTGACCCAGGACTTTTGCCAAATCGGTATTTAGAAAAGGAAATGCAACAAGTTTTAATCCATCATCCTCAAATTATGTCGAAATATGGGGAAATTCAAGGAGACTTACAGCTTCGACAGGTGATTCAGTCCTTTTTAGAGAAGCTGGACGTGCCTTCTACCCCTGAAAATATCCTTGTGACAAGCGGTTCCCAGCAAGGACTTGATTTAGTCGCTAGAACGTTTATCGGTCCTGATGATGTCGTTGTCATGGAAGCCCCCACCTATCCAGGAGCCATTGATGTTTTTATGGGAAGAGGGGCAAGAATTATTACAGTACCAGTTGATCATGAAGGAATGAATATGAAGCAACTTCAAAGTATTTGTGATAAATATAAGCCAAAGCTTATTTATACGATTCCTACCTTTCACAG includes the following:
- a CDS encoding methyl-accepting chemotaxis protein, which gives rise to MNRLDYYVEMAHLIRKVLDDSILFGITDTERVLCYYPSTTVDFGIKVGDKLNPEDQNVATTLRGQEYEGHLPESLYGYEIAVKGYPIFDEERKVIGTFLVALSHHREKKLSGYMEHINKVAKELQSGIEQIAAHSQELAATSLEISEQAGRAEEKSANIEEVVKTIGGIARQTNLLGLNAAIEAARAGENGKGFAVVADEVRKLSDGSKEAAETINTFLKEIQDSIGTLSENISQISSSTNEQAKQVTDFTKIIESLNDFKEEMNHFIEEIRQDSQ
- the pdxT gene encoding pyridoxal 5'-phosphate synthase glutaminase subunit PdxT translates to MLTIGVLGLQGAVREHLQSIEACGEEGKIIKRVEELESVDGLIIPGGESTTMRRLMDTYQFIEPIKAFAAQGKPIFGTCAGLIMLAKHIKDQEDAHLGLLNVSVARNSFGRQVDSFEADLEIKGLDTPFTGVFIRAPHIISADESVEILAEYDGRIVMAKEKNILGCSFHPELTDDYRITQLFVDMVKTYKTKLAV
- the pdxS gene encoding pyridoxal 5'-phosphate synthase lyase subunit PdxS codes for the protein MSNKGTERVKRGMAEMQKGGVIMDVVNAEQAKIAEEAGAVAVMALERVPADIRAAGGVARMADPRIVEEVQNAVTIPVMAKARIGHIVEARVLEALGVDYIDESEVLTPADEEFHLNKNEYTVPFVCGCRDLGEATRRIAEGASMLRTKGEPGTGNIVEAVRHIRKVNAQIRKVAAMSEDEIMTEAKNLGAPYELLLQIKKDGKLPVVNFAAGGVATPADAALMMQLGADGVFVGSGIFKSENPAKFAKAIVEATTHFTDYRLIAELSKELGTAMKGIDISNLLPEERMQERGW
- a CDS encoding PLP-dependent aminotransferase family protein, which translates into the protein MHIDIHRHSDTSLSNQIYVSIIDHIQSGLLQQGDKLPTVRDLAKQLNVSLVTVAKAYTRLKDDGYLTAVQGKGTFVDELQEQTDMPVQSSTSFDWQLSIPDYLPRSQFAQYHYVEEAINLSSSMIDPGLLPNRYLEKEMQQVLIHHPQIMSKYGEIQGDLQLRQVIQSFLEKLDVPSTPENILVTSGSQQGLDLVARTFIGPDDVVVMEAPTYPGAIDVFMGRGARIITVPVDHEGMNMKQLQSICDKYKPKLIYTIPTFHSPTGASMSMKRRKQLLLLAQSIDCLIVEDDPYRELYFEKKPPAPIKSLDYDGHVIYLRGLSKTLAPGCRIGIITASGSIFNRLLAAKANNDLGSPLLTQKAILPFLTSKKMIDHTKKLRTALKVRRDLMIDVLTQHAPKDVKWQVPQGGLNLWLSFPYWVDTRALLHEARKQQITFLPGSVCYPGEPKQNYIRLSFSYVNEKALIEGMQKLCSIFQQSLSAPQNQKQSLFF
- the serS gene encoding serine--tRNA ligase; translation: MLDIKQLRTDFDQIKEKLAHRGEDLTDFDKFGELDQKRRELIGKTEELKSRRNEVSQQVAVLKREKKDADHIIKEMREVGDEIKKLDDELRTVEESLQSILLSIPNIPHDSVPIGETEDDNIEVRKWGEQPAFSFEPKPHWDVADELNILDFERAGKVTGSRFVFYKGLGARLERALYNFMLDLHVDEFGFTEVIPPYMVNRASMTGTGQLPKFEEDAFKIREEDYFLIPTAEVPITNMHRDEILEGEQLPINYAAFSACFRSEAGSAGRDTRGLIRQHQFNKVELVKFVKPEDSYEELEKLTNQAEKVLQLLKLPYRVMSMCTGDLGFTAAKKYDIEVWIPSQNTYREISSCSNFEAFQARRANIRFRPEPKAKPEHVHTLNGSGLAVGRTVAAILENYQQEDGTVMIPEVLRPYMGNKEVIK